CTCCTCCACGGAGATCTCTGGTCGGGCAATTGTCTCGCCAACGACGAGCGCCCCATCGTCTTCGATCCGGCGGTGTATTATGGGGACCGAGAGGCCGACCTCGCCATGACCGAGCTCTTTGGCGGGTTTTCTCCGGAGTTCTATGCGGCCTATGACGAGGCCGCTCCGCTCGAGAACGGATACCAAGTGCGCAAAACGCTCTACAATCTGTACCATGTACTGAACCACCTGAACCTCGCGGGTGGGGGCTATCTGGGTCAGGCGCAACGCATGATGGCGCAGCTGCTGGCCGAGATCGGGCATTAACCAACCACCTTCCCGGAAGACCCGGGTGGGTACGGAGAGGCGCCATGTTAGTCAAAGACGTAATGACCACCAATGTTCGGACCGCCCGTGGCGATACGCGTATTCGCGACGTGGCGATTTTGATGTGCTTTCACCGCATCAGCGGCCTGCCAGTCGTGAACGACGACGGCGCGATCGTCGGTGTGATTTCCGAAAAGGATGTCTTGCGGGCCATGTACCCCAAGGTCGACGAGGCCTTGCGACTCGCCCAGACGCCGCACTTCGAGGAATTGGAGGCCGAGTACCGCGACGTACTGAACCTGCATGTCGACAGCCTCATGAGCAAGCGCGTGTTCACGGTGGCCCCAACGGACCCGATACTGCGCGCGGTATCGGTCATGTTCGCGCACAAGATCCGCCGCATCCCGGTCGCCGACCATGGTCGCCTCGTGGGCATCCTCAGCATCGGGGACGTCCACAAAGCGATCTTCAAGGAGACCTTCGATCGCGAGTTCGGTTACGAGAATGCGCAGCTCGGCGACGTCCAGGACAAACGGCTCGTGTCCCCTTAACCGGAATGGCACTTACTTAAGCCCGTAGCACTACAAATGCCCATATCTGCGTACTTGTTCACGGGCCTCGGCGCGAGGCATTTTCAGCCAGGGATAAGGCTTGGGCCTTCGTTTTCGCGCCCGTGGTTCGATTCGTCCGGGCCGATTGCCGACGGTGAGTTGTGCGATGAGCCGGAACAAGGTGTCCGGATCAGCGCCCAGATCGACACGGTGCGTGGTCCATTCGGTCCACAACTGCACGGTATGCTTGAAACTCAGTTGCCGCGGATGAACGCTGGCATCGAGTGCCGCTTGCGCCATCAGCAGACGGATCAGGTTGTAGGCGAGCAGATGCACCCACAGCTCCTTCTCGACCATCCGCGGCGTGAGGCAGCGCAGGACGTCGACGCCGAGCGTGGTTTTGATGTTGCGCAGGTCCAGCTCCACGTTCCAGCGTTGCGCGTACAACCGGTCGAGGGCGTTTTTTCTGACCTGGCGCGGATTGAGCAGCGTAGTGACCAGGATTTGGCCGTCCACCATGACTTCCCGTACCGTCAATGCGTCGGGAAATTCCGCGTATTGCTCTGCGCTCATCCACTCGGGCCGGGTCTTCGATTTCGTCCAGCGGACGAGGTGATCGCGGGCCCCAAGCGAGACGCCACGCCGAGATTTGGCCGTCCACCATGACTTCCCGTACCGTCAATGCGTCGGGAAATTCCGCGTATTGCTCTGCGCTCATCCACTCGGGCCGGGTCTTCGATTTCGTCCAGCGGACGAGGTGATCGCGGGCCCCAAGCGAGACGCCACGCCGAAAGTCCGTATGGCGCGCGCCGTTCTGTTCAAACAGCACGTCCACACCGGCTGCCAGCATGGTCGCGACCAAGAAGTAGTTGCAGTAGAGCGCATCGGCGAGCATCACATCGCCCGGGGAGAAGGCGGCGCCGAGCGTGCGCAAAAGCCCCAACTCGCTGTTGCCTTTGCCGGCCTGCGGGCCGATCGCCGCATCGATCACGGCGCCGGTCGCGAGACAAATCACCCCCACGACACGCGCCAATGGAAAGCCGACCCCGCGGCCTGGCTGCTCGGCTGCGGATAGCAGGCCTGGTTCTCCGGCGTATCGGGCATCGAGATCCCGGTGCCGTCCACGAGCTTCACGTGCCGTCCGCGCCAGCGCCAACCCGCCTTCGCCCGCGCGCTTATGAGTTCACCGACGGCCTGCGTCAGGCCGGTCACCATGGGCACCGGCAAGCGTTCCCGTGCCTTGCAGTAGGCGCCTGTTCGGACGCTCTGGACGCTCAAGCCCTCGGCGCGGCGTTGCGCCGCCCAGCCGTTGACCGCCTTCTGGCACGAGCCATCGGCATCCAGCGCCTGGCGCATGAACATTGACAGCGCCACCGTCGGCGGGTACAGCCGCTCGCGATGCTCCGGCAGGTGCGCCTCCGTCACTTTGAGCAACTCAGGGCCGGTAAGGAGGTTGAAAAAGCCGACCGCATCGACCCGCTGTGCGCGTCGGCTAATCTGCTGTCGATGTTGCTTGGAATGAAACTTGGCATTACGCTCTCTCAAGGTTGGCCTCGGGGTTGGTCCGGTGGATGCCTGGTAACAGACATCGTACCAATCCCGGTCAACCTACCTCATAACTTTCAAACGCTTAGCCCCGCGCGCTCAAGTCGCTGCGGCTTAAGTAAGTGCCATTCCCCTTAACCGGCCTCGGTCAGCGTGGAGGGGGGTTCGGGGTCGGCCATCACACGAAATTCCGGAGATCCCTGGGCAGCCCCCGGGGCGCCCTTTCCACGCAGCTTTATGGCAAGCCGCAGCTCGTTGACGGAATCGGCATTGCGCAGCGCATCCTCATAGCTGATGGCGCCATTCTCGTAGAGGTCGAACAACGCCTGATCGAAGGTCTGCATGCCCTGCTCGCGTGACTTCGCCATCGCCTCCTTCAAGGAATGGACCTCGCCCTTGAAGATCAGATCCGCCACCAAGGGCGTATTGAGCAAGACCTCGACTGCCGCCGCGCGCCCCTGTCCGTCGGCGCGCGGGATGAGCCGCTGGGAGACGATGGCGCGCGCATTCAACGACAAGTCCATCAACAACTGATTGCGCCGTTCCTCGGGGAAAAAATTCACGATCCGGTCCAGGGCCTGATTGGCGCTGTTGGCGTGCAGGGTGGCCATGCACAGGTGCCCGGTCTCGGCAAAGGCGATTGCGTATTCCATCGTCTCGCGATCCCGGATCTCGCCGATCAAAATCACATCCGGGGCCTGGCGCAGCGTGTTCTTCAACGCCGCGAACCAGTTATGCGTGTCAGCCCCGACCTCGCGATGGGTAATGAGACAGTTCTTGTGGCGGTGCACATACTCCACGGGGTCTTCGATGGTGATGATATGACCGTGGGAGTGTTCATTGCGGTAATCGATCATCGCCGCAAGCGAGGTCGATTTCCCGGAACCGGTGCCGCCGACCAGGATCACGAGGCCGCGCTTTGTAAGACACACATCACGCAACACCGCGGGAAGCTTCAGGTCATCAAACGCCGGAATCTTGCTGGTGATCGTCCGCAACACCAGCCCCACATGCCCCTGCTGAACGAATACGTTGACACGAAACCGGCCGATGTCGGGCGGGCTTATGGCGAAATTGCATTCCTTTTCGGCCTCGAATTCCTGGCGCTGCTTGTCGTTCATGATGGCGTGGGCGAACGCCTTGGTGTGGATCGGCGTGAGGCGCTGCTGGCCGGCCGGCGTCATCTTGCCGTCGAGCTTTATGGCGGGCGGGAAATCGACGGATAAAAACAGATCGGAGGCCTTCTTGTTCAACATAAAACGCAATAGGCCGTGCAGGCTGGCGGTGGCTTGTTCGGGTGTCATGACATCCTCACTTCATTCCAAGAAACGATGCGCGCAAGCCGGACT
The DNA window shown above is from Acidiferrobacter sp. SPIII_3 and carries:
- a CDS encoding CBS domain-containing protein, which gives rise to MLVKDVMTTNVRTARGDTRIRDVAILMCFHRISGLPVVNDDGAIVGVISEKDVLRAMYPKVDEALRLAQTPHFEELEAEYRDVLNLHVDSLMSKRVFTVAPTDPILRAVSVMFAHKIRRIPVADHGRLVGILSIGDVHKAIFKETFDREFGYENAQLGDVQDKRLVSP
- a CDS encoding PilT/PilU family type 4a pilus ATPase, which produces MTPEQATASLHGLLRFMLNKKASDLFLSVDFPPAIKLDGKMTPAGQQRLTPIHTKAFAHAIMNDKQRQEFEAEKECNFAISPPDIGRFRVNVFVQQGHVGLVLRTITSKIPAFDDLKLPAVLRDVCLTKRGLVILVGGTGSGKSTSLAAMIDYRNEHSHGHIITIEDPVEYVHRHKNCLITHREVGADTHNWFAALKNTLRQAPDVILIGEIRDRETMEYAIAFAETGHLCMATLHANSANQALDRIVNFFPEERRNQLLMDLSLNARAIVSQRLIPRADGQGRAAAVEVLLNTPLVADLIFKGEVHSLKEAMAKSREQGMQTFDQALFDLYENGAISYEDALRNADSVNELRLAIKLRGKGAPGAAQGSPEFRVMADPEPPSTLTEAG